One window of Bacteroides sp. AN502(2024) genomic DNA carries:
- a CDS encoding ROK family protein, which produces MYEHDERIVMTLDAGGTNFVFSAIQGCREIVEPICLSAASDDLERCLSVLVEGFLEVEKRLPKLPVAISFAFPGPADYEHGIIGDLPNFPAFRGGVALGPYLKEQFGIPVFINNDGNLFAYGEALAGILPEVNKRLKEAGSSKRYKNLLGITLGTGFGAGVVIDNRLLTGDNGCGGDVWIMRNKKYPEMIAEESVSIRAVRRVYQELTGKDVSSLTPKDIFDIAEGTAKGDRQAAVRSFNELGEMAGDAIIRALNIVDGLVVIGGGVAGAAKYILPGIMNEMNRQIGTFAGASFPCLQMEVFNLSEKEEFDKFLEEKDKMVKIPFSERQVPYACHKKIGIAVSSLGASRAVALGAYSFALSQLNIL; this is translated from the coding sequence ATGTACGAACATGATGAACGAATCGTAATGACGCTCGATGCGGGAGGTACTAATTTTGTGTTTTCAGCCATACAAGGCTGTCGCGAAATAGTGGAACCTATTTGCCTTTCGGCGGCTTCCGACGATTTGGAACGTTGCCTGTCTGTTCTTGTAGAAGGCTTTCTGGAAGTTGAGAAAAGATTACCTAAACTTCCGGTAGCTATCAGTTTTGCTTTCCCCGGGCCTGCTGACTATGAGCATGGAATTATTGGCGACTTGCCTAACTTTCCGGCTTTCAGGGGAGGGGTGGCACTCGGACCTTATTTGAAAGAGCAATTTGGTATTCCGGTTTTTATTAATAATGACGGTAATTTGTTCGCTTATGGTGAAGCTTTGGCGGGCATTTTACCCGAAGTAAATAAGCGTCTGAAAGAAGCAGGCAGCAGTAAGAGATATAAAAATCTGCTTGGAATAACACTGGGTACGGGATTTGGTGCCGGAGTAGTGATTGACAACCGGTTACTGACCGGAGATAACGGCTGCGGCGGTGATGTCTGGATTATGCGAAATAAGAAATATCCCGAAATGATTGCGGAAGAAAGTGTCAGCATCAGGGCTGTCAGGCGAGTATATCAAGAACTGACTGGAAAGGATGTTTCCTCTTTAACTCCCAAAGATATTTTTGATATTGCCGAAGGAACGGCAAAGGGAGACCGGCAGGCGGCTGTCCGGAGTTTTAACGAACTGGGAGAGATGGCGGGTGATGCCATTATCCGTGCATTGAATATTGTCGATGGCTTGGTAGTGATTGGCGGAGGAGTGGCCGGAGCGGCTAAATACATACTTCCGGGAATCATGAATGAGATGAACCGGCAGATTGGCACATTTGCTGGAGCCTCTTTCCCTTGTTTGCAGATGGAGGTATTCAATCTGTCTGAAAAAGAGGAATTTGACAAATTCTTGGAGGAAAAAGACAAAATGGTGAAAATTCCATTTTCGGAGCGACAGGTACCTTATGCCTGTCACAAGAAAATAGGTATTGCTGTTTCTTCGTTGGGAGCAAGCAGGGCTGTTGCTTTAGGGGCTTATTCCTTTGCTTTGTCCCAACTGAATATCTTATAA
- a CDS encoding SusC/RagA family TonB-linked outer membrane protein, giving the protein MKQSNLLNAQFARRLFRTAFSSGQLLAVMLIVYMNVAIGSKLYAQSNTIAVKGKVMADGEPVIGATVLVKGVSTGTATDMDGNFSLNVASKAVLVVSSIGYETQEVPVNGRQFINVVLKSDVVTLKDVVVVGYGVQKKVNLTGAVSSLSVDELEGKPISNVLEAMQGTTPGLVIQQGSSTPGSVPAINIRGLNTMNNNDPLVIIDGIEGSLANLNPADIEQISILKDASSTAIYGSRASNGVVLVTTKKGKAGKVEISYDFMYGVQQPTSLPKIADSWVYAELYNEAAVNSGRAAKFTPEQIAQYRDGGPNVNWVKELYNRNSPQSSHNVSMTGGNDQLSYMASLGYLDQNSMFKGPDYGYKRYNARLNVSHKVTNNFTLNLTSQFARNDIKEHAYWTEWIIEQANRMPPIYPIKNEDGSYNYPSGSNSNGLQRLEEGGYRQNVNDELLGTIQAEWEVYKGLKLIGSAGGRVWNNNMHENRNAFEGTGDSENKLTEQFYRSKNITTNFMVTYNTKIGKHAIGGLLGYAYEGFSEKQFSTSRLTEDSKYDIFVGDLSGDKVSNTGSASDWAIYSGFARATYNYDEKYLLEFNIRNDYSSYFAKGNRSGIFPSFSAGWRISEEKFWSVLKPYVPSLKIRGSWGLVGNNRIGAYQYMQTVSVTNGISFGDKLAQTATFASTNPDLKWETTRMANIGFELGLLNNDLNITFDCFNNRTKDILVSLPVPGLFGNGAPIQNAGKVETRGWELAVSYRLKTGPVVHNFTGNISDSFNEVIDTRGTEMIGGWDVQTIIKEGYPLFSYYAYRSDGFFQNEEECQKGPHLEGITPKPGDIRYLDKNGDGVIKPDDDRFIVGNDFPRYTFGFTYGLEYKGFDFSMMWQGVGKRDKWMRGESVEAFHNNNEGPVMDFHQDRWTPNNPNATYPRLTMGAESANNAAKSDFWIQDAKYLRLKNVQIGYTFPQQWMKKLYVKNLRFFASVQNPLTFTKMKGGWDPEYTGEGSGRAYPVARVYSFGLNVKF; this is encoded by the coding sequence ATGAAACAATCTAATCTATTGAATGCGCAATTTGCCCGCCGGCTTTTCAGAACGGCATTTTCGAGTGGGCAATTATTGGCTGTTATGTTGATTGTTTATATGAATGTGGCTATTGGTTCCAAACTGTATGCACAGTCTAATACAATCGCAGTGAAAGGTAAGGTAATGGCAGACGGGGAACCCGTGATTGGGGCTACCGTGCTGGTAAAAGGTGTATCTACGGGTACGGCTACGGATATGGATGGAAATTTTTCACTGAATGTTGCTTCGAAAGCGGTATTGGTAGTTTCTTCTATAGGATATGAAACACAGGAAGTTCCGGTGAACGGTCGCCAGTTTATCAATGTGGTGCTGAAGTCGGATGTGGTTACTTTGAAAGATGTGGTAGTGGTAGGCTACGGTGTGCAAAAGAAAGTGAACCTGACAGGAGCTGTATCTTCTCTTTCTGTGGATGAACTGGAGGGTAAACCTATTTCCAACGTATTGGAAGCGATGCAGGGAACGACTCCCGGTTTGGTTATCCAGCAGGGAAGTTCTACTCCGGGTAGTGTACCTGCTATTAATATCCGTGGTCTGAATACAATGAACAACAATGATCCGTTGGTGATTATTGACGGAATTGAAGGATCGCTGGCCAATCTGAATCCGGCTGATATCGAGCAGATCTCTATTTTGAAAGACGCTTCTTCTACCGCTATTTATGGTTCACGTGCTTCCAATGGTGTGGTACTTGTAACTACCAAGAAAGGAAAAGCCGGTAAGGTAGAAATCTCTTATGATTTTATGTATGGTGTTCAGCAACCTACTTCATTACCTAAGATAGCAGACTCGTGGGTATACGCTGAATTGTATAATGAAGCGGCTGTCAATTCGGGAAGAGCTGCCAAATTCACTCCGGAACAGATTGCACAATATAGAGATGGCGGTCCGAATGTAAACTGGGTGAAAGAACTTTATAACCGTAATTCTCCTCAAAGTTCACACAATGTTTCGATGACGGGAGGTAACGACCAATTGTCTTATATGGCTTCTCTGGGTTATCTGGATCAGAATAGTATGTTCAAGGGACCTGATTATGGTTATAAGCGATACAATGCACGTCTGAATGTAAGCCATAAGGTGACGAATAATTTTACATTGAATCTGACTTCTCAATTTGCCCGTAATGACATTAAAGAACATGCTTATTGGACGGAATGGATTATTGAGCAGGCAAACCGTATGCCGCCGATTTACCCAATCAAGAATGAGGATGGCAGTTATAACTATCCTTCCGGAAGTAACTCAAACGGCTTGCAGCGTTTGGAAGAAGGTGGTTATCGTCAGAATGTGAATGACGAATTGTTGGGAACGATACAAGCTGAATGGGAAGTATATAAAGGATTGAAACTGATCGGAAGTGCCGGTGGACGCGTGTGGAATAATAATATGCATGAAAACCGGAATGCTTTTGAAGGTACGGGAGATTCGGAAAATAAGCTGACCGAGCAGTTTTACCGTTCCAAGAATATCACTACCAATTTTATGGTGACCTATAATACGAAAATTGGAAAACATGCTATCGGCGGACTATTAGGATATGCTTATGAGGGGTTCTCTGAAAAACAATTCTCTACCAGTCGTTTAACGGAGGATTCTAAGTACGATATTTTTGTAGGTGACTTGAGCGGTGATAAGGTCAGCAATACCGGTTCGGCAAGTGATTGGGCTATCTATTCCGGTTTTGCAAGAGCTACTTACAACTATGATGAGAAATATTTGCTGGAATTTAATATCCGTAATGACTATTCTTCTTATTTCGCAAAAGGAAACCGTTCGGGAATCTTCCCGTCTTTCTCGGCAGGATGGCGTATTTCGGAAGAAAAATTCTGGTCTGTGTTGAAGCCGTATGTTCCTTCTCTGAAAATCCGAGGTTCTTGGGGATTGGTCGGTAATAACCGCATTGGTGCTTACCAATATATGCAGACGGTGTCTGTGACTAATGGCATCAGTTTCGGAGATAAACTGGCGCAGACTGCTACATTCGCTTCTACAAATCCCGATCTGAAATGGGAAACCACCCGCATGGCTAATATCGGCTTTGAACTGGGATTATTGAATAATGATTTGAATATTACTTTTGACTGCTTCAATAACCGTACAAAAGATATTTTGGTGAGTTTACCGGTTCCCGGATTGTTTGGTAATGGTGCCCCGATTCAGAACGCTGGTAAGGTGGAGACGAGAGGATGGGAATTGGCAGTGAGTTATCGTTTGAAGACCGGTCCGGTAGTGCATAACTTCACCGGAAATATTTCGGATAGTTTTAATGAAGTAATAGATACACGCGGTACCGAGATGATCGGTGGCTGGGATGTACAGACAATTATTAAGGAAGGTTATCCCTTGTTCTCTTACTATGCATACCGTTCGGACGGATTTTTCCAAAATGAGGAAGAGTGTCAGAAAGGACCGCACTTGGAAGGTATTACCCCCAAACCGGGTGATATCCGTTATCTGGATAAAAATGGCGATGGTGTGATTAAACCGGACGATGACCGTTTCATTGTCGGTAATGACTTCCCAAGATACACTTTCGGCTTCACCTATGGTTTGGAATATAAAGGTTTTGATTTCTCGATGATGTGGCAAGGAGTAGGAAAACGCGATAAGTGGATGCGTGGCGAATCTGTGGAGGCTTTCCATAATAACAATGAAGGTCCTGTAATGGATTTCCATCAAGACCGTTGGACTCCGAATAATCCGAATGCCACTTATCCTCGTCTGACAATGGGGGCGGAATCCGCTAATAATGCAGCGAAATCTGATTTTTGGATTCAGGATGCTAAATACCTGCGTTTGAAAAATGTGCAAATCGGATATACTTTCCCGCAGCAATGGATGAAAAAACTTTATGTCAAGAATCTGAGATTTTTTGCCAGCGTGCAGAATCCGTTGACTTTCACAAAGATGAAAGGCGGATGGGACCCGGAATATACCGGAGAGGGTAGTGGGCGTGCTTATCCTGTGGCAAGAGTATATTCATTTGGACTTAATGTTAAATTTTAA
- a CDS encoding RagB/SusD family nutrient uptake outer membrane protein, translating into MKTTIKNLILSAVLVVGGASCIDLDTAPYDRETDLTYWEEDPEAAVKALNTCYTYLGNMDEQLYSEAMTDNAYTKQPNDFTQNIGNGSYSTADAYVKKVWDGRYTGIRMCNQLLENIDRVPDLDPELKKRYIGEAKVLRAYNYYELYTKFGNIPYTTKVLSIKESMSIARTAKATVITNVLADLDEVIDGNYLPASYDADNKGRITHWAAMAIKAKIYLFEGNWTQVRNITSTIMTEGGFTLFGSYAGLFEIANEYNSEIILDAQYRPTSREHQMMYAFLPPSLGGYSQLSPLQELVDSYIMSDGKTIQEAGTSFDESDPYADRDPRLKATVMYTGNSYTLADGTEVIVNCEKGEGRDGYGVSSDCSATGYYIKKYWDNTYRATLYSGLNPILIRYADILLMNAEALAELGELDKTAWDATIKPIRDRAGFTLPSALEFPAGTSKDKLIEIVRNERRSELALEGHRHKDIIRWRIADSVLNGWCHGIKTNDVVGTDEGYARVEDRTFNASKHYLWPIPQAERDLNGNLEQNPNW; encoded by the coding sequence ATGAAAACAACTATAAAGAATTTGATTTTATCGGCTGTCTTGGTAGTGGGCGGTGCTTCTTGCATTGACTTGGATACGGCACCGTATGACAGAGAAACGGACTTGACTTATTGGGAAGAGGACCCTGAAGCAGCTGTCAAGGCGTTGAATACTTGCTATACCTATTTGGGAAATATGGACGAACAGCTTTACAGTGAAGCGATGACGGATAATGCTTATACCAAGCAGCCCAATGATTTTACACAAAACATTGGTAATGGTTCCTATTCTACAGCGGATGCTTATGTGAAAAAGGTGTGGGACGGACGCTATACGGGTATCCGTATGTGCAACCAGTTGCTCGAAAATATTGACCGGGTTCCTGATTTAGATCCGGAATTGAAGAAGCGTTATATAGGGGAGGCAAAAGTGCTTCGTGCTTATAATTATTATGAGTTGTATACGAAATTCGGAAATATTCCTTATACTACAAAGGTGCTTTCTATCAAGGAAAGTATGTCTATTGCACGTACAGCCAAAGCCACTGTAATAACGAATGTACTGGCTGATCTGGATGAAGTGATTGACGGTAACTATCTGCCGGCTTCTTATGACGCGGATAATAAAGGCAGGATTACCCATTGGGCGGCAATGGCAATCAAAGCTAAAATTTATTTGTTTGAGGGTAACTGGACGCAAGTGAGAAACATCACGTCTACCATTATGACGGAGGGAGGATTTACGCTCTTTGGAAGTTATGCAGGACTGTTTGAAATTGCTAATGAATATAATTCAGAAATAATTTTGGATGCACAGTATCGTCCGACTAGTCGTGAACATCAGATGATGTATGCTTTCCTGCCACCTTCATTGGGAGGGTATTCCCAACTATCTCCTTTACAGGAACTGGTAGACAGTTATATCATGTCGGATGGAAAAACAATCCAAGAAGCAGGAACATCGTTTGATGAAAGTGATCCGTATGCCGATCGTGACCCACGTTTGAAGGCAACGGTGATGTATACCGGAAACTCATATACGTTGGCTGACGGAACAGAAGTTATTGTCAACTGTGAGAAAGGTGAAGGCAGGGACGGTTATGGGGTAAGCTCAGACTGTTCGGCTACCGGTTACTATATCAAGAAATATTGGGATAACACTTATCGCGCCACTCTTTATTCAGGCTTGAACCCGATTTTGATTCGTTATGCTGATATTTTATTGATGAATGCGGAAGCATTGGCTGAATTAGGTGAACTGGATAAGACGGCTTGGGATGCGACTATTAAACCGATTCGTGATAGAGCCGGATTTACCCTTCCTTCAGCACTGGAATTTCCGGCAGGAACTTCTAAGGATAAACTGATTGAGATTGTACGGAACGAACGTCGTTCGGAATTGGCATTGGAAGGACATCGTCATAAAGATATTATCCGTTGGAGAATCGCGGACAGTGTATTGAATGGATGGTGTCACGGAATAAAGACAAATGATGTGGTAGGTACGGATGAGGGATACGCTCGGGTTGAAGACAGAACCTTTAATGCAAGTAAGCATTATTTGTGGCCTATACCACAGGCTGAACGTGACTTGAATGGTAATTTGGAGCAGAATCCGAATTGGTAA
- a CDS encoding SusE domain-containing protein, with amino-acid sequence MKKIIWICSVLLAMVSCQEDYELNTDFAVPTELSSPASIRLNVSSATPVVLSWSGGGAADGGIVLYEVLFDKADGDFSKPLATVKSDLGAATSLSITHAAINAIARNAGIYPLETGDIKWTVNASKGGVVKRTDKVATITVTRGEGIDNIPTELYLYGSATENNGQGGIPFRCVEEGVFQVYTKLSAGNITFKSATTGEAFSYYMDDSSKLREGDGETAVTASEEVTRLTVNFNTMAMTTEKIGSSVRCIWGATFGDIAVLEYAGNGKFVGEGDIIFVDPGRPNTNPPSWLGWIEERYYFIAMVNGAETCWGRGDSVSAERPVGGEPASFYALYEFQWSQWDHLWKMKGSLDYTHATITIDTNADGLMMHTFTNVTPIN; translated from the coding sequence ATGAAAAAGATAATATGGATATGTTCAGTACTTCTGGCAATGGTATCATGTCAGGAAGATTATGAATTGAACACGGATTTTGCAGTCCCCACGGAATTAAGTTCCCCTGCTTCTATCCGGTTGAATGTGTCATCCGCAACACCTGTTGTGTTGTCGTGGTCAGGAGGTGGTGCGGCAGATGGCGGAATCGTATTGTACGAGGTGTTGTTTGACAAAGCAGACGGTGATTTCTCAAAGCCACTGGCTACGGTGAAAAGTGATTTGGGAGCTGCGACCAGTTTATCAATCACTCATGCTGCTATTAATGCGATTGCCAGAAATGCCGGCATTTACCCTTTGGAAACCGGAGATATAAAATGGACGGTAAATGCTTCGAAAGGTGGAGTGGTGAAGAGAACTGACAAAGTGGCTACCATCACAGTAACCCGTGGAGAGGGTATTGATAATATTCCGACGGAATTGTATCTATATGGTTCGGCTACCGAAAACAACGGACAGGGTGGAATTCCATTCCGTTGTGTAGAAGAGGGCGTTTTCCAGGTCTATACAAAATTGTCTGCGGGAAATATAACATTTAAGTCCGCTACTACCGGTGAAGCGTTCAGCTATTATATGGATGATAGTTCGAAGTTAAGAGAAGGGGATGGAGAAACGGCTGTAACAGCTTCCGAAGAAGTAACTCGCTTGACTGTGAACTTTAATACAATGGCAATGACGACAGAAAAGATAGGTTCTTCAGTTCGTTGTATTTGGGGAGCAACATTTGGGGATATAGCTGTACTAGAGTATGCCGGTAATGGCAAGTTTGTGGGAGAAGGTGATATTATATTTGTAGACCCCGGTCGTCCAAACACAAATCCTCCTTCTTGGCTCGGTTGGATAGAAGAACGCTATTATTTCATTGCAATGGTGAATGGAGCTGAAACTTGTTGGGGGAGAGGTGATAGCGTGAGTGCCGAACGTCCGGTGGGTGGAGAGCCGGCTTCCTTCTATGCTTTGTATGAGTTTCAGTGGTCTCAATGGGATCATCTCTGGAAGATGAAAGGTAGCCTGGATTATACGCATGCGACTATCACTATCGATACAAATGCGGACGGGCTGATGATGCATACATTTACTAATGTGACTCCGATTAATTAA
- a CDS encoding glycoside hydrolase family 76 protein, giving the protein MKNIKTILAILPALLFSCAGDDVEKYIPPTPIVPSDPGEEVVYHKRAKEQFDLINLYYRVNSGATEGLYNENYPKKEGDNAASFLWPYDGLVSGAAALHALGYDVNYAAMVNRFEVYYRTSGGAAGGYGSQTNGTTGSGTRFYDDNSIVGIELVEAFNLLNNQDYLTKAKRVVGFLKAGEDDMFGGGLWWNEDQKGQQGVGDSNKPTCANGYATLFLLEYYSVCPQEEKADVLALAKRLYAWTLANLRDPEDGCYWNDKQADGSINKTKWTYNTGVMISNGVRLYKITGEQTYLDSAIASSDGAYNYFVRPLNGLALAYPDHDPWFTTKLVRAFIDIEPYYKNAGNYIKTFINFLDYACENARLSSGLFYEDWTGTNPKRAEQLLIQDAALESLGMIALYKGETVTEE; this is encoded by the coding sequence ATGAAAAATATAAAGACTATTTTAGCTATTCTTCCGGCACTGTTATTCTCCTGTGCCGGAGATGACGTAGAGAAATATATTCCGCCTACACCGATTGTTCCGTCAGACCCCGGAGAGGAAGTCGTTTATCATAAACGCGCTAAAGAGCAGTTTGATTTGATTAATCTGTATTATCGGGTTAATAGCGGGGCAACGGAAGGATTGTATAATGAAAATTATCCCAAGAAAGAGGGTGATAACGCTGCTTCTTTCTTATGGCCGTATGATGGTCTGGTTTCCGGTGCGGCTGCTTTGCACGCCTTAGGATATGACGTGAATTATGCAGCTATGGTTAATCGCTTTGAAGTTTATTATCGTACTTCCGGTGGAGCTGCGGGTGGTTATGGTTCTCAAACCAATGGTACTACCGGTAGTGGAACGCGTTTTTATGATGATAACTCTATTGTGGGGATTGAACTGGTAGAGGCCTTTAATTTATTAAATAATCAGGATTATTTAACGAAGGCTAAAAGAGTCGTTGGCTTCTTGAAAGCAGGTGAAGATGATATGTTTGGAGGAGGTCTTTGGTGGAATGAGGACCAGAAAGGTCAACAGGGAGTTGGGGATTCGAATAAACCGACATGCGCTAATGGATATGCAACATTGTTTTTGCTTGAATATTATTCTGTATGTCCTCAAGAGGAAAAAGCGGATGTTTTAGCTTTGGCAAAACGCTTATATGCTTGGACATTGGCTAATTTGCGTGATCCGGAGGATGGTTGTTACTGGAATGATAAACAAGCAGACGGATCTATTAATAAAACAAAATGGACGTACAATACCGGTGTGATGATTTCTAATGGAGTTCGTTTATATAAGATAACCGGTGAGCAGACTTATCTGGATAGTGCCATTGCTTCTTCGGATGGTGCATATAATTATTTTGTACGTCCGCTTAACGGACTGGCTTTGGCCTATCCCGATCATGACCCTTGGTTTACAACCAAATTAGTCCGTGCATTTATCGATATTGAACCCTATTATAAAAATGCGGGTAATTATATCAAAACATTCATCAATTTCCTGGATTATGCATGCGAGAATGCTCGTTTGTCAAGTGGATTATTTTACGAAGATTGGACCGGAACAAACCCGAAACGGGCTGAACAATTGTTGATACAGGATGCCGCGCTCGAATCTCTGGGAATGATAGCTTTATATAAAGGAGAAACTGTGACGGAAGAATAG
- a CDS encoding glycoside hydrolase family 76 protein, protein MRNALRNIVFFVSAVSMLFSCGGEPEATPNKDKAEEMFQRVWELYRVPKYGLFSEYYPGSHRPDLTYFNDSARQAQEVSYLWPMSGVFSSAVWMAAIEPEKYRVYVDSMVMAMEHYYDTARVPFGYQAYPVQFGKVDRYYDDNGLVGIDYVDSYQVTGNLHYLEKAKQVLTFILSGWNENFEGAVSWLEGVKDQKPACSNGKAMVLALKLYEATKDDYYLEVGKKFYHWIDKYLKDPERGVVWNSWLTTTSAVCPDLYTYNTGTLLQAAVALYNYTGERAYLDNAKFLAEGSYKVFFKYTKDGIPYIADLPWFNLVLFRGYHDLYNVTGDSRYVDIMIKGLDYAWDHARDQAGLMYHDWTGRTDEKRQPKWLLDASCVPEYYARVAVIKGEVKNKK, encoded by the coding sequence ATGCGTAATGCATTGAGAAATATAGTTTTTTTTGTATCAGCGGTATCCATGCTTTTCTCTTGTGGAGGAGAACCCGAAGCGACTCCAAACAAAGATAAGGCGGAGGAGATGTTTCAGCGTGTCTGGGAACTCTATCGGGTTCCCAAATACGGTCTCTTCTCTGAATATTATCCTGGTAGCCATCGTCCTGATTTGACTTATTTTAATGACTCTGCCCGACAGGCTCAAGAGGTTTCTTACCTGTGGCCTATGAGTGGTGTCTTTTCTTCAGCAGTATGGATGGCTGCCATCGAACCGGAGAAATATAGGGTTTATGTCGATTCAATGGTGATGGCGATGGAACATTATTATGATACGGCACGCGTTCCTTTCGGTTATCAGGCTTACCCTGTCCAATTTGGTAAGGTAGACCGCTATTATGATGATAATGGCCTGGTAGGCATTGATTATGTTGATTCTTATCAGGTAACTGGAAATCTTCATTATCTGGAAAAAGCGAAACAAGTCTTGACCTTTATTCTAAGTGGGTGGAATGAGAACTTTGAAGGGGCTGTTTCCTGGCTCGAAGGTGTGAAGGATCAGAAGCCGGCTTGCTCTAATGGAAAAGCGATGGTATTGGCTTTAAAACTGTATGAAGCAACTAAAGATGATTACTATCTGGAGGTGGGAAAGAAATTCTATCATTGGATTGATAAATATCTGAAAGATCCGGAAAGAGGAGTCGTTTGGAACTCATGGTTAACAACTACTTCGGCAGTATGTCCGGATTTGTATACTTACAACACAGGAACTTTGCTACAAGCAGCTGTCGCTTTATATAACTATACCGGTGAACGGGCGTATTTGGATAATGCTAAATTTCTGGCGGAAGGAAGTTATAAAGTGTTCTTTAAATACACGAAAGACGGTATCCCTTATATAGCCGATTTGCCTTGGTTTAATTTGGTTCTGTTCAGAGGATATCACGATCTGTACAATGTCACGGGAGATTCGAGATATGTGGATATCATGATAAAAGGATTGGATTACGCTTGGGATCATGCACGTGATCAGGCGGGATTGATGTATCATGACTGGACAGGGCGGACTGATGAAAAACGGCAACCGAAATGGCTGTTGGATGCTTCGTGTGTGCCGGAGTATTATGCACGTGTGGCGGTGATTAAAGGAGAAGTTAAAAACAAAAAATAA